From Polaribacter butkevichii, a single genomic window includes:
- the folP gene encoding dihydropteroate synthase: MTINCKGTLVDLASPKVMGILNVTPDSFFDGGKYKNEADILSQVEKMLLDGATFIDVGAYSSRPGAKHISEAEELQRIVPVINLLVQNFPEIIISVDTFRSKIAQETINAGAAIVNDISGGKMDENMFATVANLQVPYILMHMLGTPQNMQKNPVYTDVTKEIISFFAEQIHKLHQLKLNDIIIDIGFGFGKTNAHNFEILKNLELFKSLDAPILAGISRKSMLYKTLDISAQEALNATTSANTIALLNGANILRVHDVKEAVEAVKIVNQIR, encoded by the coding sequence ATGACTATAAATTGCAAAGGTACTTTAGTAGATTTAGCATCTCCAAAAGTAATGGGAATTTTAAATGTAACACCAGATTCTTTCTTTGACGGTGGTAAATATAAAAACGAAGCAGACATTCTTTCTCAAGTAGAAAAAATGCTTTTAGATGGCGCCACTTTTATAGATGTTGGCGCGTATTCTTCTAGACCTGGCGCAAAACATATTTCCGAAGCAGAAGAACTGCAAAGAATTGTGCCTGTTATCAATTTATTGGTACAAAATTTCCCTGAAATTATTATTTCTGTAGATACTTTTAGAAGCAAAATAGCACAAGAAACCATAAATGCAGGTGCAGCAATTGTAAATGATATTTCTGGCGGAAAAATGGATGAAAATATGTTTGCAACCGTTGCCAACTTGCAAGTTCCTTATATTTTAATGCACATGTTAGGTACTCCACAAAACATGCAGAAAAACCCTGTTTACACAGACGTAACCAAAGAAATTATCTCCTTTTTTGCCGAACAAATACACAAATTACATCAACTTAAATTAAATGACATTATTATAGATATTGGTTTCGGATTTGGAAAAACCAACGCTCATAATTTTGAAATCTTAAAGAATTTAGAACTTTTTAAAAGTTTAGATGCACCCATTTTAGCAGGAATTTCTCGTAAATCTATGTTGTACAAAACCTTAGATATTTCTGCCCAAGAAGCCCTAAATGCTACTACTTCTGCAAACACCATTGCGTTGTTAAATGGCGCAAATATTTTACGTGTTCACGATGTAAAAGAAGCTGTAGAAGCTGTAAAAATTGTAAATCAGATCCGTTAA
- a CDS encoding DUF1599 domain-containing protein has protein sequence MQDTSKQYDAVIEECRSLFIKKMSDYGSAWRILRLPSLTDQIFIKAQRIRQLQENEVRKVDEGEKSEFIGIINYSIMALIQLENGVVANPDLNTEEATILYDKHAKITKELMMNKNHDYGEAWRDMRVSSLTDLILQKLLRVKQIEDNKGKTLVSEGIDANYQDMINYAVFAMIHLAE, from the coding sequence ATGCAAGATACCTCGAAACAATACGATGCTGTAATAGAAGAATGCAGAAGTTTATTTATAAAAAAAATGAGTGATTACGGTTCTGCGTGGCGTATTTTACGTTTACCATCATTAACAGATCAGATTTTTATTAAAGCACAAAGAATTCGTCAGTTGCAAGAAAATGAAGTTAGAAAGGTTGATGAAGGTGAAAAATCTGAGTTTATTGGAATCATCAATTATTCTATAATGGCGTTAATTCAGTTAGAGAATGGTGTTGTAGCAAACCCCGATTTAAACACAGAAGAAGCAACTATTTTATACGATAAACATGCTAAAATTACTAAAGAATTAATGATGAATAAAAATCATGATTATGGTGAGGCGTGGAGAGATATGCGTGTTTCTAGTTTAACCGATTTAATTTTGCAGAAATTATTACGTGTTAAACAAATAGAAGATAATAAAGGAAAAACGTTGGTGTCTGAAGGCATTGATGCCAATTACCAAGACATGATTAATTATGCCGTTTTTGCAATGATTCATTTGGCGGAGTAA
- a CDS encoding ExbD/TolR family protein gives MSRKESPEINAGSMADIAFLLLIFFLVTTTMSVDAGISRKIPQKQENPTDLDINERNILEVNINKNNQLFVDGKIIQLKELKQIAINFIDNGGGLDINKNNCDWCNGKRDKSSSDHPSKAIISIKTDRLTNYETYISTLDILNSAYTHLRNKLAVKLYNRNYESLLNHLSKSNNNDKNILEKIKLIREKYPLLLSDAEINI, from the coding sequence ATGAGCAGAAAAGAATCGCCAGAAATTAACGCTGGCTCTATGGCAGACATCGCATTTTTATTATTAATCTTTTTTTTAGTAACCACCACAATGAGTGTTGATGCTGGTATATCAAGAAAAATTCCGCAGAAACAAGAAAACCCCACAGATTTAGACATTAATGAAAGGAATATCTTAGAAGTAAACATCAACAAAAACAACCAGTTATTTGTAGACGGAAAAATAATTCAATTAAAAGAACTAAAACAAATTGCCATCAACTTTATAGATAATGGCGGCGGACTAGACATCAACAAAAACAACTGTGATTGGTGTAACGGCAAGAGAGATAAATCATCATCAGACCATCCATCAAAGGCAATTATATCAATAAAAACAGATCGGTTAACAAATTACGAAACTTATATTTCTACCCTAGATATTTTAAATTCTGCATACACACATTTAAGAAATAAATTGGCTGTTAAATTATACAACAGAAATTATGAAAGCTTATTAAACCACTTAAGCAAATCTAACAACAACGATAAAAATATTCTAGAAAAAATAAAATTGATTCGAGAGAAATACCCACTATTATTATCGGACGCAGAAATTAATATCTGA
- the cdaA gene encoding diadenylate cyclase CdaA, translating into MFDFIEFSLLDVLDILLVATLLYYIYKLLKGTVAINIVIGIAFIFLIWKITQALKMEMLSGILGYLLSGGVIALIIVFQQEIRKFLLMIGTTNFTNKRSFLKQLKFLQTEISSDVDTEIILESCKNLSKTKTGVLIVIERTNSLDFLINTGDRMNAVVNDAILQSIFYKNSPLHDGALIIRDNYIVATRVILPVSDSTKIPSRFGLRHRAAIGVSEKTDAVCLLVSEETGEISYIKDGGFVLYVDYNDLNEKLKKDLM; encoded by the coding sequence ATGTTCGATTTTATTGAATTTTCTTTATTAGATGTGTTAGACATTTTATTAGTTGCAACACTACTCTATTACATATATAAATTATTAAAAGGTACCGTTGCCATTAACATTGTTATTGGTATTGCGTTTATTTTCTTAATCTGGAAAATTACGCAAGCCTTAAAAATGGAAATGTTAAGTGGTATTTTAGGCTATTTACTTTCTGGAGGAGTTATTGCCTTAATTATTGTATTTCAACAAGAAATACGTAAATTTTTATTAATGATTGGTACCACAAATTTCACTAACAAACGTAGTTTTTTAAAACAACTAAAATTTTTACAAACAGAAATTAGTTCTGATGTGGATACCGAAATTATATTAGAATCTTGTAAAAATTTATCTAAAACAAAAACAGGTGTTTTAATTGTTATAGAACGCACCAATAGTTTAGATTTTTTAATAAACACCGGAGACAGAATGAATGCTGTTGTAAATGATGCTATTTTACAAAGTATTTTTTACAAGAATAGTCCACTACACGATGGAGCCTTAATTATTAGAGATAATTATATTGTGGCAACCAGAGTTATTTTACCTGTTTCAGACAGTACTAAAATTCCTTCGAGATTTGGTTTAAGACATAGAGCAGCTATAGGTGTTTCTGAAAAAACGGACGCTGTTTGTTTGTTAGTTTCTGAGGAAACAGGAGAAATATCCTATATAAAAGACGGAGGTTTTGTACTCTATGTAGATTATAATGATCTTAATGAAAAACTTAAAAAAGATTTAATGTAG
- a CDS encoding TIGR00730 family Rossman fold protein, translating into MKKIAVFCGSSLGFNPIYKELAVTLGNHFAAHNIGLVYGGGKIGMMGALADAILAHNGEVIGVIPQLLEKEEVVHSEVEEMIVCKKMSERKVIISKLVDGYITLPGGFGTLDELFEALTLGQLHIEQKPVGILNINGFFDAVLLQLDKMVAEGFLKQTNRDMLIVGTSVEDLMQKMNAYQAPKISHVINKVVS; encoded by the coding sequence TTGAAAAAAATTGCTGTTTTTTGCGGATCAAGCTTAGGCTTTAACCCTATTTATAAAGAACTTGCCGTTACATTAGGAAATCATTTTGCAGCGCATAATATTGGCTTGGTTTATGGTGGCGGAAAAATAGGAATGATGGGCGCGCTTGCCGATGCCATTTTAGCTCATAATGGCGAAGTTATTGGTGTAATTCCTCAATTATTAGAAAAAGAAGAAGTTGTTCATTCTGAAGTAGAAGAAATGATTGTTTGTAAAAAAATGAGCGAACGCAAAGTAATCATCAGCAAATTAGTAGATGGTTATATTACGCTTCCTGGTGGTTTTGGAACCCTAGATGAACTTTTTGAAGCTCTTACTTTAGGGCAATTACACATAGAACAAAAACCAGTAGGTATTTTAAATATAAATGGATTTTTTGATGCTGTTTTACTGCAATTAGATAAAATGGTTGCAGAAGGTTTCTTAAAACAAACCAATAGAGATATGTTAATTGTTGGTACTTCTGTAGAAGATTTAATGCAAAAAATGAACGCTTACCAAGCGCCAAAAATTAGCCACGTAATTAATAAAGTAGTAAGTTAA